A part of Eubacterium sp. AB3007 genomic DNA contains:
- a CDS encoding folylpolyglutamate synthase/dihydrofolate synthase family protein: MKALERVHSYLTFGVVLGLDRMEVLLGKLGHPEECLDVIHVAGTNGKGSICRYVYEALREGGYHVGLFTSPYLEVFNERIEYDGAYIADDDLEEIANLVCDKADEMKAEGYESPTEFEVVTAMALLYFARKGCDYVVLEVGLGGRGDSTNVVKHPLCCIIASISLDHMDRLGETIPEIAFEKAGIIKRGCPVVVNTERPEALAVFRKRAHELDAPLFDATLVQPRVKRQDAFGSLFDVEILEHNYKGVELTMAGAHQVSNAVAALYGLTLLIEQGKLELTTREIKTGFRRARQIGRFEILGRDPYVIIDGAHNEDGARRLAETIRQDFAGRDILMVTGILADKAVEDVLDHFLTITDNFIVTEPVNDRKLEAERLCARIRERGAQARACSDPFTAVKTALEEKEQHDLILFSGSLYLIGAIRGAIIDELR; the protein is encoded by the coding sequence ATGAAGGCATTGGAGAGAGTGCACTCGTATCTTACGTTTGGTGTGGTTCTCGGCCTGGACAGAATGGAAGTGCTCCTCGGGAAACTCGGACATCCCGAGGAGTGTCTTGATGTTATACATGTGGCCGGAACCAACGGGAAGGGCTCCATATGCAGATACGTCTACGAGGCGCTGCGGGAGGGAGGCTACCATGTTGGCCTGTTCACTTCCCCTTATCTGGAAGTATTCAACGAGAGGATCGAGTATGACGGCGCCTACATCGCCGACGATGATCTGGAGGAGATCGCAAATCTGGTCTGTGACAAAGCCGATGAGATGAAGGCCGAAGGCTATGAGTCGCCAACGGAATTCGAGGTAGTCACCGCTATGGCACTTCTGTATTTCGCGCGCAAGGGTTGCGATTACGTGGTGCTGGAGGTGGGCCTGGGCGGCAGAGGAGATTCCACCAATGTGGTGAAGCATCCGCTCTGCTGCATCATCGCTTCCATTTCCCTGGATCACATGGACAGATTGGGGGAGACCATCCCTGAGATCGCTTTTGAGAAGGCGGGGATCATCAAGCGGGGATGCCCGGTGGTGGTAAATACAGAGAGGCCGGAGGCGCTTGCTGTGTTCCGCAAGCGGGCCCACGAGCTGGATGCACCGCTGTTTGATGCTACGTTGGTGCAGCCACGGGTCAAGCGGCAGGATGCGTTCGGCAGCCTGTTCGATGTGGAGATTCTGGAACATAATTACAAAGGGGTCGAACTGACCATGGCCGGTGCGCACCAGGTGAGCAATGCGGTGGCAGCCCTCTATGGACTGACGCTTCTGATTGAGCAGGGCAAGCTGGAGCTCACCACCAGAGAGATCAAGACCGGGTTCAGGCGCGCCAGGCAGATCGGACGGTTCGAGATCCTCGGACGTGATCCCTATGTGATCATTGACGGGGCGCACAACGAGGACGGCGCACGTCGGTTGGCTGAGACCATCCGCCAGGACTTTGCTGGCCGGGATATCCTCATGGTCACCGGCATTCTGGCGGACAAAGCCGTGGAGGATGTACTGGATCACTTCCTCACCATTACAGATAATTTTATTGTCACAGAACCTGTGAATGATCGGAAGCTGGAGGCCGAAAGGCTTTGTGCAAGGATCAGAGAGCGAGGAGCTCAGGCCCGGGCCTGCAGCGATCCGTTTACGGCGGTGAAGACCGCGCTGGAAGAGAAGGAGCAGCACGACCTGATCCTGTTCTCGGGGTCTCTCTATCTGATCGGTGCCATTCGGGGAGCTATTATCGATGAATTACGATAA
- a CDS encoding threonine/serine exporter family protein, with product MNYDKILQTILDIGEEMVVAGAEIHRVEDSVERMCAAYGFDRVNVFIIVSNLQVTVETPDGRILTHIRRIVRNDVNFDRMDYLNDLSRYVCANTPEVPVMQEKLQEVMERKQQPLWLTFVGNIFAASGFTVFFGGTPLDAGAAAFMALLIVCLQMALQDRETNSFVYNISVSFVAGVAAILMVDIGMGEHADIIMMGGIMLLIPGIAMTNAIRDMLIGDTATGLLRLFNALMTAAAIACGFALSIVLLGGTL from the coding sequence ATGAATTACGATAAGATCTTGCAAACTATACTGGATATCGGCGAAGAGATGGTGGTGGCCGGCGCGGAGATCCACCGGGTGGAGGACAGCGTGGAACGTATGTGTGCCGCCTACGGGTTTGACCGGGTGAACGTGTTCATCATCGTATCCAACCTGCAGGTCACGGTGGAAACGCCGGACGGTAGGATCCTGACCCATATCCGCAGGATCGTTCGTAACGACGTCAATTTCGATCGGATGGACTACCTGAACGATCTGTCTCGCTACGTCTGTGCTAACACGCCGGAGGTGCCGGTGATGCAGGAGAAGTTACAGGAGGTCATGGAGCGGAAGCAGCAGCCCCTGTGGCTGACGTTTGTTGGAAACATCTTTGCGGCATCAGGGTTTACCGTGTTCTTTGGCGGCACACCGCTGGACGCGGGTGCTGCGGCGTTTATGGCGCTTCTGATCGTCTGCCTGCAGATGGCGCTGCAGGACAGGGAGACCAACTCTTTCGTCTACAATATTTCCGTATCCTTTGTGGCAGGGGTGGCAGCGATCCTCATGGTCGATATCGGCATGGGGGAGCACGCAGACATCATCATGATGGGCGGGATCATGCTCCTGATCCCCGGGATCGCCATGACCAACGCCATCCGGGATATGCTCATCGGCGATACGGCTACAGGTCTTCTGCGACTTTTCAACGCGCTGATGACAGCGGCGGCCATTGCCTGCGGATTCGCATTATCTATCGTGCTCCTGGGAGGTACGCTATGA
- a CDS encoding threonine/serine exporter family protein: protein MNEIQVLIQLTAAFFGSVGFAIILRIRGKQIAYSGVGGLMTWGIYLIAFQVADSYFMGNFVASIFIAFYAEVCARRNKAPATIFLIASAVPLIPGRNLYNMMFGLVSQNSAMAWENGVTALVIALAIALGFVVVTVLNKYVSRMKRFAKDVL, encoded by the coding sequence ATGAATGAGATACAGGTACTGATACAACTCACAGCTGCCTTCTTCGGATCCGTAGGGTTTGCCATCATCTTGAGGATCCGAGGCAAGCAAATTGCATACTCCGGTGTCGGGGGACTGATGACCTGGGGAATCTACCTGATCGCGTTCCAGGTGGCAGACAGTTACTTCATGGGCAATTTTGTGGCGTCGATCTTCATCGCCTTCTATGCCGAGGTGTGTGCCCGCAGGAACAAAGCCCCCGCTACGATCTTTCTGATAGCATCGGCAGTCCCTTTGATTCCGGGACGGAATCTCTACAACATGATGTTTGGTCTGGTCAGTCAGAATTCTGCGATGGCATGGGAGAACGGAGTGACGGCTCTGGTGATCGCGCTTGCGATCGCGCTGGGTTTCGTAGTTGTCACCGTGTTAAATAAATATGTGAGCCGGATGAAACGTTTTGCGAAAGACGTGCTCTAA
- the glyA gene encoding serine hydroxymethyltransferase: MFNKEGKDNSTYNVDNFEFIKKTSPIVGGLIEKEYNRQKNNVELIASENYCSEAVLAACGSCLSWKYAEGYPYVREMGNKGRYYGGTEFVDELEEYCVQQWKKVFNTDYHVNVQPHSGSQANFAGYKAILEPGDTILSLSLDNGGHLTHGSPVNFSGKLYDMHFYDVDERGFIDMEDVRKKAHELHPKLIMTGASAYSRIIDFKAFSEIAKEVDAYFMVDMAHIAGLIAAGVHPSPFGYADIITTTTHKTLRGPRGGLIFAKPELAKKVDSAVFPYAQGGPLEHIIAGKAVAAEEAQKPEFKEYQKKVVENCAALADEFLKLGYKIVTGGTDNHVFLLDLKGYAFSGKELQARCDENGITLNKNAVPGDPRSPMQTSGVRIGTAPMTTRGFGPEDFREVARRIDVIIKELIKEKEEEAKEEK, translated from the coding sequence ATGTTTAACAAAGAAGGTAAGGATAACAGCACCTACAACGTTGACAATTTTGAATTCATCAAGAAGACCTCCCCGATCGTCGGTGGCCTGATCGAGAAGGAGTACAACAGACAGAAGAACAACGTCGAGCTGATCGCGTCGGAGAACTACTGCTCTGAGGCAGTGCTGGCTGCATGCGGAAGCTGCCTGTCCTGGAAGTATGCGGAAGGATATCCGTATGTTAGAGAGATGGGTAACAAGGGCCGTTACTACGGTGGAACCGAGTTCGTCGATGAGCTGGAGGAGTACTGTGTACAGCAGTGGAAGAAGGTCTTCAACACTGACTACCATGTAAATGTACAGCCGCATAGTGGATCTCAGGCGAACTTTGCCGGATACAAGGCAATCCTGGAGCCGGGCGACACCATCCTGTCCCTTAGCCTGGATAACGGTGGACATCTGACCCACGGATCCCCGGTCAACTTCAGCGGCAAGTTGTATGACATGCACTTCTACGATGTTGATGAGAGGGGATTCATCGACATGGAAGACGTCAGAAAGAAAGCGCATGAGCTCCACCCGAAACTGATCATGACCGGTGCCAGTGCCTATTCCAGAATCATCGATTTCAAGGCATTTTCTGAGATCGCCAAGGAAGTGGACGCTTACTTCATGGTAGACATGGCTCACATCGCAGGGCTGATTGCCGCAGGCGTACACCCATCCCCCTTCGGCTATGCGGATATCATTACGACAACTACACATAAGACCCTGAGAGGCCCCAGAGGCGGTTTGATCTTCGCCAAGCCTGAGCTGGCCAAGAAGGTCGATAGCGCAGTCTTCCCATATGCACAGGGCGGTCCGCTGGAGCACATCATTGCCGGTAAGGCAGTTGCTGCTGAAGAAGCACAGAAGCCGGAATTCAAGGAATATCAGAAGAAGGTCGTAGAGAACTGCGCGGCACTTGCTGATGAGTTCCTGAAACTGGGCTACAAGATCGTCACTGGCGGAACTGACAACCACGTATTCCTGCTGGACCTGAAAGGCTATGCTTTCAGCGGCAAGGAACTTCAGGCAAGATGCGACGAGAATGGCATCACACTGAACAAGAACGCTGTTCCGGGAGATCCTCGTTCCCCGATGCAGACCAGTGGTGTACGTATCGGTACCGCACCGATGACCACCAGAGGATTCGGTCCGGAGGACTTCAGAGAGGTTGCCAGAAGAATCGACGTCATCATCAAGGAACTGATCAAGGAGAAGGAAGAGGAAGCAAAGGAAGAGAAATAG
- the plsX gene encoding phosphate acyltransferase PlsX: protein MKIILDGMGGDNAPEAICQGAIDAIEELSPEDDITIVGQEELLRQTLEKNGYTGDRITIVHAEDVITNDEAPVKAVRRKKNSSIVIGLNMVKEGIGDVFISAGSTGAILAGGTLILGRIKGVDRPTLATVYPVIGYEPSLLVDTGANAECKAKNLLEFGLMGSIYMEKVLDREDPSVGLVNNGTESHKGTTLTKEAYTLLKESDLNFIGNIETRELQNAVCDVIVTDGFTGNAIIKLTEGMGLMVLRELKKRFLTNTKSKLGALLLKDQLTGIKKEFNYVEYGGAPILGVKGALLKMHGSSDRTAVRMTILKAIPYVREDVVGTIEKAIREN, encoded by the coding sequence ATGAAGATCATATTGGACGGTATGGGCGGTGACAACGCGCCGGAAGCGATCTGCCAGGGTGCTATTGATGCCATCGAGGAGCTTTCTCCGGAAGATGATATCACTATCGTCGGACAGGAGGAGCTGCTCCGCCAGACACTGGAGAAGAACGGATATACGGGAGATCGGATCACTATCGTCCATGCGGAGGACGTGATCACCAATGACGAAGCGCCTGTCAAGGCAGTCCGTCGCAAGAAGAACTCCTCCATCGTGATCGGACTGAACATGGTGAAGGAAGGAATCGGCGATGTGTTTATCTCTGCCGGGAGCACCGGAGCGATTCTGGCGGGCGGAACACTCATTCTGGGACGGATCAAGGGTGTGGACAGACCTACGCTGGCGACCGTGTATCCGGTGATCGGATATGAGCCCTCCCTTTTGGTGGATACTGGGGCAAACGCAGAGTGCAAGGCGAAGAACCTGCTGGAGTTTGGCCTGATGGGAAGCATCTACATGGAGAAGGTCCTGGATCGGGAAGACCCCAGCGTTGGCCTGGTCAATAACGGGACAGAAAGCCACAAGGGAACGACGCTCACCAAGGAAGCGTACACACTCCTGAAGGAGAGCGATCTGAATTTTATCGGGAATATCGAGACAAGAGAACTGCAGAATGCTGTCTGTGACGTGATCGTCACAGACGGGTTTACCGGAAATGCCATTATTAAACTGACTGAGGGCATGGGATTGATGGTGCTTCGGGAGTTGAAGAAGAGATTCCTGACCAACACTAAGTCCAAGTTGGGAGCACTGCTTCTGAAGGATCAGCTGACAGGGATCAAGAAGGAATTCAATTACGTGGAATATGGCGGGGCGCCTATTCTGGGTGTCAAGGGGGCCTTGCTGAAGATGCACGGTTCTTCCGACCGGACGGCTGTCAGGATGACCATCCTGAAAGCGATTCCCTATGTCCGCGAGGATGTGGTAGGTACCATTGAGAAAGCAATCAGAGAGAATTAA
- the rnc gene encoding ribonuclease III codes for MEIETIENKLHYEFQNKDLLKTALTHSSYCREHGIPHGRCNERLEFLGDAYLDAVVSAYLYSHMPQVAEGNLTKLRAQVVCEQSLAELGNRLGIGALLFMGNGESRNGGRHRSSIIADAVEAVIGAIFLDGGYEAVQGFVLREFSDTIRKAKEGKLFSDYKTQVQEILQKDGTAPVIRYVLDRTEGPDHDKVFYVHLCCNDRILGKGSGHSKKEAEQNAARNTLDGGLI; via the coding sequence ATGGAAATAGAAACGATCGAAAACAAGCTACACTATGAGTTCCAGAACAAGGATCTTTTGAAAACGGCGCTTACCCACAGTTCCTATTGCCGGGAGCACGGGATCCCCCACGGGAGATGTAATGAGCGGCTTGAGTTTCTGGGAGATGCCTATCTGGATGCTGTGGTCAGTGCCTACCTATATAGCCACATGCCACAGGTGGCCGAGGGCAACCTGACCAAGCTCAGAGCGCAGGTGGTATGCGAACAGTCTCTGGCAGAACTGGGAAACAGACTCGGAATCGGCGCGTTGCTGTTCATGGGGAATGGCGAGAGCCGGAACGGAGGCCGCCATCGCTCCTCTATCATAGCGGATGCTGTGGAGGCGGTGATCGGCGCCATCTTCCTGGACGGCGGTTACGAGGCCGTCCAGGGCTTTGTGCTCAGGGAGTTTTCGGATACCATCCGAAAAGCGAAGGAAGGAAAGCTTTTCAGCGACTATAAGACACAGGTACAGGAAATCCTGCAGAAGGACGGCACCGCACCTGTGATTCGTTATGTTCTGGACCGCACAGAGGGACCGGACCACGACAAGGTCTTCTACGTTCACCTTTGCTGCAATGACCGGATCCTGGGAAAGGGCAGCGGTCACAGCAAGAAGGAGGCAGAACAGAATGCGGCCAGAAATACACTAGACGGAGGACTTATTTAA